The nucleotide window TTGATTGAAAAAGGTTAATGTTTCAATTTCTGATTTACTGACGTACAAattctcataaaaatttattactaTCTAAGTTTTTAAAGAGTGTTCTAAAtacatttgttaacatttcttaaaattaaaataaatttttactccgattctatttataaaagatattggataaaaaattgatatatttgatttatttttttaatcaaataaattgatatttgttAATCTAAATTTCTTAGATAAATAGAACTGGAGGGAGTATTCAATATTTGAAACACATAAggatttttggtttcacttaaTTGGCctatatttcattaaaaaaaagtgtttatcATTTGATAAGAGTTATAATCCAAAGATGGAGGTTCAACTATCGTTATTGATGTGAGAACTtcatgaatgaataattgtaaatATTTATGTCTTTAGATATGTCATGAACCTGCTCAACCCTCAAAATTCAACATTCAACTCGTCTCaactttttccttcaaaaaaaaaaaaaacacttgtgtcaactttttcttattaaaaaaaaaagtagtgttaacttgtgcctttaaGGCACATATTAAGAAGCCCGAAAgaagaaatattttctaaaattttatgcatttaattgattaaaaaattaaagattaaatgcaATGCACACATTTCAATGAATTATTTCCATATTTAAATCATTAACTTGTGCttgagggcacaagttaacatttgcctaaaaaaaaaaccgcAATTTTGATTACACTTTGTATgttcaaatttaaattcaaatgtGTATAGTTAATTTTTGACACGTCGATTGCTCGAGTAAATGTAGTTAAACATAAATTGCTATATTTTGTGTTCCTGTGAGCTTGACTTAAGTTGGTAGGGgtattgtataatatatgtaggatCGAAGTTTGAACTATAGACAGAtcacttattcattttataaaGTGAATTTCTAATCCCTAGattacttgaagaaaaaaaataaaattgtgataCTTTCATTGTTATATACTTTTGCCAATTTGGATAATTTACCCATAATAAGAGTTAAGACACATGAGTAACTAAAGTAGAAGTTAGGCTGTGGGTATCAttcacatattttttcatttgacAAATTTTGATTGCTTGATGGATAAATTACCCACAATTCTTCTAAGGTAGTATTCTAGGCTTCACCATGCTTTCAATTCACTTTTAGTTAAAATTATtgtacaaaatttattaattcaaaatcaacttttgtTACCACAAAATCAAACAGCAATACAAATATTTTGCCTTATCATTTATCATGTACGTATGCTTTTAGAGATGGAAAATTCTGATTTCAAATAATGTTATATGTTTGAAACCTAAAGTAGTCCATATAAGACGTTTTGAGCTTTCATTTGTATCAATGTCGAGAGTCTCACGTTTAACAAAATATTGCGACAATATATTTACAAGAGGAATATATCCCTCGCCTTATAATTCAATTCTATAGAGTTTAGTTAGATTCAACTCAAATTTTCATATGATATCAGAATCTATCCAAAATCTGCTTCGTCAATTGTAACCGTCTTTCGTACAAATGCTCACATATCTTACTTCTCTTTATCACATAAAACAGAATCTCATGTGTGTTTGCCAAGAATTGGTGTGCCATTACCTGAGATACAACTATTACTAGTAGTAGATGAAGAAGGTGAAATGCAACCATTTGAACCTATGGACACATTTCCATTCCTGTTTGATCCAGGAACAAATTGCAAGCCAATGTTTGTAACAGCCACCATCGGCGCGTGACACCACTGCATTGCAGTAGGATCAATGCCATAAGGGTTACACATCTGCATTGATGATTGAACCATAGAAGTAACATTGTTCCATCTTTGATTCATTGGAATTATCCATGAAGATGCAGGGTAGCTCTGCATAGGTTTAGACCTATTCTGTTCGGATTCGAATAACTCGTTTCCTCGAGTATGACCGTTTGTCACAGACGATACACATAACGATGTTTCTTCCTCTCCATTTTCTCTACAATTATTACCACTTGCATCAACATGTCTCCTGTTGTTCATAAGATTAAGCATTGAACCTTTGGATTCATCGAGCGAGGCATTTTCCCGACCAAATTTTAGGACAATACCATTATCATTTGAACACCTAAAAACTGCAGCAGATTCAAGATTTGAGCCATGTTGGTACCTAGAAGAGTCATTGGTTTCTAAACTAGCAGTCGGAATTCCATCGGACGCTACAATCATATGACGATATTGAGAAGCTATGTGTTTGTTCTTCCGTCTCCCTGCACCAACAGCAACGTTTCTCATTGTTCCACCGTTGGTCCAATATCTGTGACAACTCCGACAAAAATGCCGAGGTTGATTGACATTGTAGTTgttgaaataacaaaattttgtgtCGAAACTTTTGCATCTTGGACATTGAACAATCTTGTCTGGTTTCTTTAGGACTTTGTCTTGATCTGTGCTGCTTGTCTCCACATTATCTTCCACAATGCTTGTGTTAACTTTtgattcattttcttcattaGAAGAATTCTTCGATTTCTCAATGATTTGAGTATGCGGCATATCATTTCCTTTATGCTTTGAGTTACTGCAAGAAatctgtaaaataaaaaccataaTCAGTAACAAATTTGAGAATAAGCAAGAAACAAAATCATGGAACATAACCAATTAAACATCATGTTATATTCATTTTTCAcagaaaaaactataaaattcgACATGGTACATATCGAGAACTTTAATCTCTTATGTTTATATTGACAATGAGTTTGACATAATCACGGTGTCACTGTAATTTAGAAAAATCTACTCTTTCGAGCTTCTACAAACATGTCACTGTGATTTTGCCAAACTCAGTACGGGTAATTCCATAATTACCCGGAGGGCTGTCGCTTATGTTACTAAAACTAATCTGCCACAATTTCAGTTGATTTCACACCAGTCAATCATGttatatttatgaaaaacaaatctATTTGTAATTGATCAAGCATTGAActtttttaagatttgattAATACTCCAaccaaaattaaacaaatttaatgttaaatttctttcaaatatacaactcaatttcacaaaaaaaatataagtatcaTAAAAAATGCAACAGATccaattttattgtaaaaaatcaaCTACTTGCACAAGACAGCTTAACAAACCTTATACTCGATTTCTTAAATTCACCTATATATGTATCTATTGACATAAACATATATTCTCAACTATaagtttacaaaaaaattataaaaaaaatcattttttttatattaaaattcttACAATTAAAACAAGCCATTGT belongs to Medicago truncatula cultivar Jemalong A17 chromosome 6, MtrunA17r5.0-ANR, whole genome shotgun sequence and includes:
- the LOC25495812 gene encoding uncharacterized protein; this translates as MNGEGDMFVKDSSFMLFGKKIPVSDSQIQANSTTMISCSNSKHKGNDMPHTQIIEKSKNSSNEENESKVNTSIVEDNVETSSTDQDKVLKKPDKIVQCPRCKSFDTKFCYFNNYNVNQPRHFCRSCHRYWTNGGTMRNVAVGAGRRKNKHIASQYRHMIVASDGIPTASLETNDSSRYQHGSNLESAAVFRCSNDNGIVLKFGRENASLDESKGSMLNLMNNRRHVDASGNNCRENGEEETSLCVSSVTNGHTRGNELFESEQNRSKPMQSYPASSWIIPMNQRWNNVTSMVQSSMQMCNPYGIDPTAMQWCHAPMVAVTNIGLQFVPGSNRNGNVSIGSNGCISPSSSTTSNSCISGNGTPILGKHT